A region from the Desulfobacterales bacterium genome encodes:
- the gyrA gene encoding DNA gyrase subunit A yields MVDIDKRTEISIESEMRKSYLDYAMSVIIGRALPDVRDGLKPVHRRVLFAMEDLKNDWNKAYKKSARIVGDVIGKYHPHGDTAVYDTIVRMAQDFSLRYPMVDGQGNFGSIDGDPPAAMRYTEIRMTRLAHLMMEGLEKETVDFMPNYDESLMEPSVLPAKFPSLLVNGSSGIAVGMATNIPPHNLSEVIDAIKALIDNPGMTFTELMGHIPGPDFPTAGIIYGTKGIYDAYRTGRGIIRIRARVIVEKDKRTGAETVLVTELPYQVNKARLIEKIAELIKDKQIEGIRYIRDESDRQGMRIAIALKKDQMPEVLINQLYKHTQMENSFGIIFLAVVNNRPQVLNLKEILEYFIAHRKEIIIRRTRYDLNKAQERAHILEGLKIALDHLDEVVSLIRSSTTPKEAKERLVGQFSLSLIQAQAILDMRLQRLTGLERDKILEEYANVLKDIAWYMEILGSERLVLNIIKEELAEIQETFGDPRRTEIVESGREITIEDMIVEEDMVVTISNSGYIKRNPITLYQSQHRGGKGKTAMGTKEEDFVEHLFIASTHHSFLFFTNLGKVYWCKVYDIPQAGRASRGKAVVNLLNLETNEKLSTVLAVPSFEPGEYILMATKNGLTKKTDLMAYSRPRAGGIIAIDLLPDDELIAARITDGTNNVFLGSAMGKSIRFHESDIRASGRTARGVRGMSLSQGDRIVGMEVLSHGQTLFVGTENGYGKRTSIDEYPIRKRGGKGVITIKTSDRNGKVVAILLVDDDDDLMLMTSAGKIIRMAINGISIISRNTQGVKLMGMDTDEYLTGAARLAEKEE; encoded by the coding sequence ATGGTAGATATAGATAAACGCACTGAAATCAGTATCGAGAGTGAAATGAGAAAATCATATCTCGATTACGCCATGAGTGTGATCATCGGCAGGGCATTGCCCGATGTCCGTGACGGGCTCAAGCCTGTTCACCGTCGTGTATTGTTTGCGATGGAAGATCTGAAAAACGACTGGAACAAGGCGTATAAAAAATCGGCCCGTATCGTCGGTGATGTCATCGGTAAGTATCACCCCCATGGCGATACGGCTGTGTATGATACCATCGTCAGAATGGCTCAGGATTTTTCCCTGCGGTATCCTATGGTTGACGGCCAGGGAAACTTCGGGTCCATCGACGGTGATCCTCCGGCAGCCATGAGGTATACGGAGATCCGAATGACGCGGCTGGCTCATCTCATGATGGAAGGGCTTGAGAAGGAAACCGTGGATTTTATGCCCAATTATGATGAATCCTTGATGGAACCGTCTGTGCTGCCTGCCAAGTTTCCTTCGCTTCTGGTCAATGGCTCATCCGGGATTGCGGTCGGGATGGCCACCAATATACCGCCTCACAATCTGTCCGAAGTCATCGACGCGATTAAGGCCTTGATTGATAATCCCGGCATGACCTTTACCGAACTGATGGGACATATCCCCGGTCCGGATTTTCCCACGGCCGGAATTATTTACGGAACAAAAGGTATTTATGATGCGTATCGAACCGGACGCGGCATTATCCGGATCAGGGCAAGAGTGATTGTCGAAAAGGATAAAAGAACCGGCGCCGAGACGGTTCTCGTTACGGAGCTGCCCTATCAGGTAAATAAAGCCCGGCTGATTGAAAAAATCGCAGAGCTGATAAAGGACAAACAGATTGAGGGAATCAGGTATATCCGGGATGAATCTGACCGTCAGGGGATGCGAATCGCCATCGCTTTGAAAAAGGATCAGATGCCGGAGGTTCTTATCAATCAGCTTTATAAGCATACCCAGATGGAGAACAGTTTTGGTATTATTTTTCTGGCGGTGGTCAATAACCGGCCTCAGGTATTGAATCTCAAAGAGATCCTTGAGTATTTTATTGCTCACCGAAAGGAAATAATCATTCGCAGAACCCGTTATGACCTGAATAAAGCGCAGGAACGGGCTCATATTCTGGAAGGGTTGAAGATCGCCCTGGATCATCTCGATGAGGTGGTATCCCTGATTCGATCATCAACAACCCCGAAAGAAGCCAAAGAAAGACTTGTCGGGCAATTTTCCCTGTCGCTCATTCAGGCACAGGCAATCCTGGATATGCGCCTTCAGAGACTTACAGGCCTCGAGAGAGACAAGATTCTGGAAGAATACGCGAATGTATTGAAAGATATTGCCTGGTATATGGAGATTCTGGGAAGTGAACGTCTGGTTCTCAATATCATCAAAGAGGAGCTTGCCGAAATTCAGGAGACCTTCGGAGATCCGAGGCGTACCGAGATCGTTGAATCCGGCAGGGAAATCACGATTGAAGATATGATCGTGGAAGAAGATATGGTCGTTACGATTTCAAACAGCGGTTATATCAAACGAAATCCCATAACCCTATACCAGAGCCAGCATCGGGGCGGTAAGGGGAAAACCGCGATGGGAACCAAAGAAGAAGATTTTGTCGAGCACCTGTTCATCGCTTCAACCCACCATTCATTTTTGTTTTTTACCAACCTCGGTAAAGTCTACTGGTGCAAGGTATATGATATTCCCCAGGCCGGACGGGCCAGCCGGGGCAAAGCCGTCGTAAATCTGTTGAATCTGGAAACCAATGAAAAACTTTCCACTGTTCTGGCGGTGCCATCATTCGAGCCGGGGGAGTATATCCTGATGGCTACCAAAAATGGTCTGACCAAAAAAACCGATTTGATGGCCTACAGCCGTCCGCGAGCCGGAGGGATCATTGCCATTGATCTGCTTCCGGATGATGAGCTGATCGCGGCAAGAATCACTGATGGAACCAACAATGTGTTTTTAGGTTCGGCCATGGGAAAATCCATACGGTTTCATGAGTCCGATATCCGGGCATCCGGTCGGACCGCCAGGGGCGTTCGAGGAATGAGTCTTTCCCAAGGGGATCGTATCGTTGGCATGGAGGTGTTGTCTCACGGTCAGACCCTGTTTGTTGGCACGGAAAACGGATATGGGAAAAGGACCTCCATCGATGAATATCCGATCCGGAAACGTGGAGGAAAAGGTGTCATTACAATTAAAACCAGCGATCGCAACGGAAAGGTGGTTGCCATATTGCTGGTTGATGATGATGATGATTTGATGCTCATGACCAGTGCCGGTAAAATCATTCGTATGGCGATCAACGGGATTTCTATCATCAGCCGGAATACTCAGGGCGTCAAGTTGATGGGGATGGATACGGATGAATATCTCACCGGAGCGGCAAGGCTGGCAGAAAAAGAAGAATGA
- a CDS encoding NAD(P)H-dependent glycerol-3-phosphate dehydrogenase, which yields MMNSIIKIDTDQVKIGVVGGGSWGTALANLLADKGFLIDFWVYEKEVMEQIETGRENKIFLPGVHLSSNIIPSNDISRVISGKDVVVIVVPSHVFRETVQRIDSSISPDTIVVTASKGIENTTHLTMSGVLRNVLPRISENQVAALSGPSFAREVAKKFPTVVTVASKDKQVAAFLQRVFATDYFRVYSSDDVIGVELGGAVKNVIAIAAGIIDGMGMGLNTRAALITRGLTEIRRIGLKLGANPRTFMGLACAGDLILTCTGDLSRNHMVGKKIGEGRTLNDILSEMRMVAEGVKTAKSVYNLSRKLGVDMPICHEIYRILYENVPPKEAVYRLMTRSLKQELDEQ from the coding sequence ATGATGAACAGTATAATTAAAATAGATACGGATCAGGTCAAAATTGGCGTTGTCGGGGGAGGAAGCTGGGGAACAGCCCTGGCAAATCTGCTTGCGGATAAAGGGTTTCTTATTGATTTCTGGGTATATGAAAAAGAAGTCATGGAGCAGATCGAAACGGGCAGGGAGAATAAAATTTTTCTGCCCGGTGTACACCTGTCATCGAACATTATTCCTTCAAATGATATATCCCGTGTGATTTCAGGTAAAGATGTTGTGGTAATTGTTGTGCCGTCGCATGTTTTCAGAGAAACCGTTCAGCGCATCGACAGCAGTATTTCCCCGGATACCATTGTTGTGACGGCTTCCAAGGGCATTGAGAATACGACCCATTTGACAATGTCCGGGGTGTTGAGGAATGTGCTGCCCCGGATTTCTGAAAATCAGGTGGCTGCCTTGTCCGGCCCCAGTTTTGCACGGGAAGTGGCAAAAAAATTTCCGACGGTTGTTACCGTCGCTTCCAAAGATAAACAGGTGGCTGCATTCCTTCAACGCGTGTTTGCCACAGACTATTTCAGGGTATACAGCAGCGATGATGTCATCGGCGTCGAATTGGGCGGAGCTGTCAAGAATGTCATCGCTATCGCGGCCGGTATCATCGACGGGATGGGGATGGGTTTAAATACCCGGGCGGCTTTGATTACAAGGGGATTGACAGAGATCAGACGGATAGGCCTGAAGCTTGGCGCCAACCCAAGGACGTTTATGGGCCTTGCCTGCGCCGGTGATTTGATACTGACCTGTACCGGCGATTTGAGCCGTAATCATATGGTCGGTAAAAAAATCGGTGAGGGTCGGACTTTAAATGATATTTTATCAGAAATGCGGATGGTTGCCGAAGGTGTAAAGACCGCAAAATCGGTTTATAATCTGTCCCGGAAGCTGGGTGTTGATATGCCGATTTGCCATGAGATATATCGGATCCTTTATGAGAATGTTCCTCCCAAAGAAGCCGTTTATCGTCTGATGACCCGGAGTCTTAAGCAGGAACTGGATGAACAGTAA
- the radC gene encoding DNA repair protein RadC, with protein MSSPRVQRQLHKGEGHRKRLRDRFLQSGLSGFQDYEVIELLLTLATPRKDCKTSAKDALKRFKTLQGVFEASVHELVEIDGIGPTNVLGIKLIQAVADRYLEKRLIKKETVSNSSQLFDYLYHTMRDKGREHFKAIFLDVKNRVIGAETLFEGTLTSSAVYPREVVLAALEHRAAAMIFAHNHPSGDPHPSNEDISITRRLMFACKAVGITVHEHLIIGDNQYFSFADQGYISRINREYDAAL; from the coding sequence ATGAGCAGCCCCCGAGTACAGCGACAACTTCATAAAGGTGAAGGGCACAGGAAACGGCTGCGGGACAGATTCTTGCAGTCCGGCCTTTCGGGGTTTCAGGATTATGAAGTCATTGAACTGCTGTTAACGCTTGCCACACCGAGAAAAGACTGCAAGACAAGCGCCAAGGATGCGTTGAAACGGTTTAAAACACTTCAGGGCGTTTTTGAAGCTTCAGTCCATGAACTTGTTGAAATCGACGGGATCGGTCCGACCAATGTCCTGGGTATTAAATTAATTCAGGCCGTTGCGGACCGATATCTGGAAAAACGATTAATAAAAAAGGAAACGGTCTCAAATTCCAGCCAGCTTTTTGATTACCTGTATCACACCATGCGGGATAAAGGCCGTGAACACTTCAAGGCGATTTTTCTGGATGTCAAAAACCGGGTGATTGGCGCTGAGACGCTGTTTGAAGGGACGCTGACGTCAAGCGCCGTTTATCCAAGGGAGGTTGTTCTTGCCGCTTTAGAACATCGGGCCGCTGCAATGATTTTTGCTCATAACCATCCTTCAGGCGATCCGCATCCGTCCAATGAAGATATCTCGATAACACGGCGTCTCATGTTTGCCTGCAAAGCAGTGGGCATAACGGTTCATGAGCACTTGATTATTGGTGACAATCAGTATTTCAGCTTTGCGGATCAGGGCTATATTTCCAGAATAAACCGCGAATATGATGCCGCCCTGTAG